One window from the genome of Microbulbifer sp. ALW1 encodes:
- the modA gene encoding molybdate ABC transporter substrate-binding protein, whose translation MQGAGFRGATVRALLLLWLLSPTITRADELIIAVASNFTAPMRDIAKQFEQDSGHKVTLAFGSSGKIFAQISHGAPYQAFFSADQAKPAQLIERKLADADSRYTYAEGKLALWSIKPGFVDADGEVLRGNEYNKLALANPKLAPYGAAALEVLQHLELEDLTRARWVQGENISQTFQFVASGNADLGLVALPQILQQGHIAEGSAWIPPSKLYKPIRQDAVILKGAAGIPALQEFWRFIQSPEVHAIIRAYGYSTPSQAGDEHVE comes from the coding sequence GTGCAGGGCGCGGGCTTTAGGGGCGCAACAGTGCGCGCATTACTTCTTTTATGGTTGCTCTCCCCGACAATTACACGGGCGGACGAGCTAATCATCGCGGTAGCCTCAAACTTCACCGCGCCCATGCGTGATATTGCCAAACAATTTGAGCAAGACAGCGGTCACAAGGTGACACTGGCATTTGGCTCTTCCGGGAAAATCTTCGCCCAGATCAGCCATGGGGCGCCCTACCAGGCATTTTTTTCTGCCGACCAGGCGAAGCCTGCGCAGTTAATAGAGCGGAAACTCGCTGACGCCGACAGCCGCTATACCTATGCCGAAGGCAAGCTTGCACTATGGTCCATCAAGCCCGGGTTTGTGGACGCCGACGGAGAAGTGCTCAGGGGCAACGAATACAACAAGCTTGCACTGGCCAACCCCAAGCTAGCCCCATACGGCGCGGCAGCGCTTGAAGTGCTGCAACATCTCGAACTGGAAGACTTAACCCGTGCGCGCTGGGTGCAGGGAGAAAATATCTCCCAGACCTTTCAGTTTGTAGCGAGCGGCAATGCAGATTTGGGGCTGGTAGCGCTGCCGCAGATCCTCCAGCAAGGCCACATCGCCGAAGGGTCCGCGTGGATCCCTCCTTCCAAGCTTTACAAGCCGATCCGACAGGACGCGGTCATTCTCAAGGGCGCCGCTGGTATACCGGCGCTACAGGAATTCTGGCGATTTATCCAAAGCCCCGAGGTGCACGCAATCATTCGCGCCTACGGTTACAGCACCCCCTCGCAAGCCGGGGATGAACATGTTGAGTGA
- the modB gene encoding molybdate ABC transporter permease subunit encodes MLSDADLAAIGLTLRLATTVTILLLLLGTPLALWLAKTRSLSKGPVSALVALPLVLPPTVLGFYLLIFMGPSGPMGQFTEMLGLGTLPFTFWGLVVASLLYSLPFVVQPIQNAIEAQGTRPDEVAATLGASPWNRFWHVTLPLAKPGILTASVLGFAHTVGEFGVVLMIGGNIPGETRVVSVQIYDHVEALEYTQAHWLSAAMIVFSFVVLLALYLLQQRKSALGVRYGV; translated from the coding sequence ATGTTGAGTGACGCCGACCTCGCAGCCATCGGGTTAACACTGCGGCTTGCCACAACCGTTACGATTTTGCTGTTGCTACTCGGTACTCCACTGGCACTGTGGCTGGCAAAAACCCGTTCTCTCTCTAAAGGCCCGGTAAGCGCACTGGTGGCGCTACCGTTAGTATTGCCGCCAACGGTACTCGGTTTTTATCTGCTCATTTTTATGGGCCCGTCTGGCCCCATGGGACAATTCACCGAGATGCTCGGACTGGGCACCCTGCCCTTTACCTTCTGGGGATTGGTCGTGGCCTCGCTGCTCTACTCATTGCCGTTTGTGGTCCAGCCCATTCAGAATGCCATCGAGGCGCAGGGAACACGGCCCGATGAAGTGGCTGCAACATTGGGAGCCAGCCCGTGGAACCGCTTTTGGCATGTGACCCTCCCCCTGGCCAAACCCGGCATTCTTACCGCGTCGGTACTCGGGTTTGCTCACACTGTCGGAGAATTCGGCGTGGTTCTGATGATCGGCGGCAATATTCCCGGAGAGACCCGCGTGGTCTCCGTCCAGATTTACGACCACGTCGAAGCGCTGGAATACACCCAGGCCCACTGGCTCTCCGCGGCGATGATCGTATTTTCCTTTGTGGTGTTACTGGCGCTCTATCTCCTCCAGCAGCGCAAGTCGGCTCTGGGGGTGCGCTATGGCGTTTGA
- the modC gene encoding molybdenum ABC transporter ATP-binding protein, whose amino-acid sequence MPSQANSRQFSLDVQLALPGRGVTGIFGPSGSGKTTLLRCIAGLQPCENGSLSVNGALWQSVHKPRKALAVHKRPLGYVFQQPSLFPHLSAADNLAFARKRAWENVSAAEYEQVTALMGIEHLLKQYPAALSGGEQQRVAIARALLVKPRLLLMDEPLASLDQMRKRDILPYLEKLHRTLDIPVLYVSHSVDEIARLADHLLLMENGKILNEGPATEILSRTDFPVQLGDDLGVLVEAKIAERNSEWHLARAQFDGGNLWLRDSGEAIGEDIRVRILARDISLTLEQDTRTSILNRVPVRVQEISADRDPAMVLLRLKPITNETPATLEPHAITETRLIARITRRSLQQLAIHAGSEVWAQIKSVAIVR is encoded by the coding sequence ATGCCGAGCCAGGCAAATAGCCGGCAATTTTCCCTGGATGTTCAGCTGGCGTTACCCGGGCGTGGCGTTACTGGAATCTTTGGCCCTTCAGGCTCCGGCAAAACCACCCTGCTCCGCTGCATTGCCGGACTGCAACCCTGTGAAAATGGCAGCCTCTCTGTAAATGGTGCGCTGTGGCAGTCAGTCCACAAACCGCGGAAGGCACTGGCGGTGCACAAGCGGCCTCTCGGATATGTGTTTCAGCAACCGAGTCTGTTTCCGCATTTGTCCGCTGCAGACAATCTGGCGTTTGCGCGCAAACGGGCCTGGGAAAACGTATCGGCTGCGGAGTACGAGCAGGTTACTGCGCTGATGGGTATCGAGCATTTGCTGAAGCAATACCCGGCAGCACTGTCCGGTGGTGAACAACAACGTGTCGCTATCGCCCGCGCGCTACTGGTCAAACCGCGCCTGCTGCTGATGGATGAACCCCTCGCTTCGCTGGATCAGATGCGAAAACGGGACATATTGCCCTACCTGGAAAAACTGCACCGAACACTGGACATACCCGTTCTTTATGTCAGCCACTCGGTGGATGAGATTGCCCGCCTGGCAGATCATCTGCTGCTGATGGAAAACGGAAAAATCCTGAATGAAGGACCGGCAACGGAAATCCTGTCGCGGACAGACTTCCCGGTGCAACTCGGGGACGACCTGGGTGTTTTGGTGGAGGCGAAGATTGCCGAGCGCAACAGTGAATGGCACCTGGCGCGGGCGCAATTTGACGGCGGCAATTTGTGGTTGCGGGATAGTGGGGAAGCGATTGGTGAGGACATTCGTGTGCGCATTCTAGCGCGCGATATCAGTCTGACGCTTGAGCAAGATACCCGGACCAGTATTCTCAACCGTGTGCCAGTTCGGGTACAGGAAATCAGTGCAGATCGCGATCCGGCGATGGTACTGCTTCGCTTGAAGCCCATCACCAACGAAACTCCGGCGACCTTAGAACCTCACGCAATCACTGAAACCCGCCTGATTGCACGCATTACCCGCCGATCGCTGCAACAATTGGCCATCCATGCCGGCAGCGAAGTCTGGGCGCAGATCAAGTCTGTTGCGATTGTCCGATAA
- a CDS encoding TOBE domain-containing protein translates to MKKKQEISQPHSQLRGSLALGDNGKPSFATQQAQLLRAIAECGSISAAAKSVGISYKTAWDRIDAMNNLASAPLVVRSAGGSQGGGTALTQMGAKVLKGFTALEAEHALFLERIGRKVREFADIAEFAGAGAMKTSARNQFRGSVIAVKPGAVNAEVILDIGAEQPLVAIITNDSITALGLEVGATAIALVKASWVILAKELGLKTSARNQLRGTVRRIEQGAVNSDVSLALGNGKTIGAIITNESVKELALAEGDEASALFKSSSVILMVE, encoded by the coding sequence ATGAAGAAGAAGCAAGAAATCTCGCAACCGCATTCTCAACTACGGGGAAGCCTCGCACTGGGTGACAACGGCAAGCCGTCGTTCGCTACGCAACAGGCGCAACTGCTGCGGGCGATTGCCGAGTGCGGCTCCATTTCCGCTGCGGCAAAATCCGTTGGCATCAGCTATAAAACTGCCTGGGATCGTATTGATGCCATGAACAATCTTGCCAGCGCGCCGCTCGTGGTGCGCAGCGCCGGCGGCTCCCAGGGTGGTGGTACCGCGCTTACGCAGATGGGGGCGAAGGTTCTCAAGGGGTTTACCGCACTGGAAGCGGAGCACGCACTGTTTCTAGAGCGCATCGGGCGCAAAGTGCGGGAGTTTGCGGATATCGCGGAATTTGCAGGGGCAGGCGCCATGAAAACCAGCGCGCGCAATCAGTTTCGGGGTTCGGTCATTGCGGTCAAACCCGGGGCGGTAAATGCAGAAGTCATTCTGGATATCGGCGCGGAACAACCACTGGTAGCAATCATCACCAATGACAGCATCACCGCCCTTGGATTAGAGGTGGGGGCCACTGCAATTGCGCTGGTAAAGGCGTCCTGGGTGATTCTCGCCAAAGAATTGGGACTGAAAACCAGTGCGCGCAATCAGTTGCGCGGCACCGTGCGTCGCATCGAGCAGGGTGCGGTGAACAGTGATGTTTCACTGGCGCTTGGAAATGGCAAAACCATTGGCGCCATCATTACCAACGAAAGTGTTAAGGAACTGGCACTGGCGGAGGGAGATGAAGCCAGTGCGCTGTTCAAATCCTCTAGTGTGATCCTGATGGTCGAATAA
- a CDS encoding efflux RND transporter permease subunit: MAGFFIDRPIFAWVIAIVVMLFGSLAISKLPVERYPDIAPPVVSISGAYPGASAKVIEDSVTQVIEQNMKGLDGLLYMSATSQSIGTAEVTLTFANGTDPDIAQVQVQNKLQLAMPLLPEIVQRQGLTVGKGRAGFLMVAGFVSTDGSMKKEDIADYVVSNLVDPLSRVPGVGSIQVFGSKYAMRIWLDPNKLDAYKLTPSDIMASVRNQNSQVAIGSLGGTPAVDGQQLTASITAQSRMQTPEEFRNVVLRANPDGSVLKLGDVARVEMGTESYDFLTRYNRAPATGVAISLATGANALETAAAVKEKLAELNSNFPAGLKTVIPFDTTPFVEVSIKGVIQTLVEAVILVFLVMLLFLQNLRATIIPTIAVPVVLLGTFGVLSVLGFSVNMLTMFAMVLAIGLLVDDAIVVVENVERVMHEERLSPKEATKKSMKQITGALIGIGVVLSAVFVPMAFMDGSTGIIYRQFSATIVAAMTFSVIVAIVLTPALCATMLKPGDHGTKKGFFGWFNRNFDRSAASYQRGVRGILARSGRFMVLFVLLSAVMVFLFVRSPSSFLPEEDQGVLFSLVQTPVGATQERTMESVEKLENHFLDNESELVESVFSVQGFSFAGSGQNNAMAFIKLTDWDKREEDSEQAGAVAMRGMGALSQIKDAIAYAFSPPALPELGTSAGFAMYLQDNANLGHEALTNARNQLLGMAAQSPLLAGVRPNGQEDTPQFKLKVNNAKAASLGVSIGDINSTLGVAWGGQYIDDFIDRGRIKRVYMQADAPFRMNPEDFRLWSVRNSNGEMVPVSSFATFDWDYGSPRLERYNGVPAVQIQGQGAPGVSSGDAMAEMERLVSQLPEGFGLEWTALSYQEQQAGSQTTLLYVLSVLIVFLCLAALYESWTVPTAVLLVAPLGILGAIVASNLRGFERDIYFQVAMLTTVGLTSKNAILIVEFAKQNLEAGMELIEATMHAVRDRLRPIIMTSLAFGLGVLPLAIASGAGSGAQQAIGTGVLGGMIVGTLLGIFFIPLFFVVVQKLFGKKGAQNTDEEFMGTLGIEAEKSEKQTEPA, from the coding sequence ATGGCAGGTTTCTTTATCGATCGCCCGATCTTTGCATGGGTGATCGCCATCGTCGTGATGCTGTTCGGCAGTCTCGCGATCAGCAAGTTACCGGTAGAGCGCTACCCGGATATTGCACCGCCAGTGGTTTCCATTTCTGGCGCCTATCCCGGTGCCTCGGCCAAAGTCATCGAGGACTCGGTGACCCAGGTGATCGAGCAGAATATGAAGGGCCTCGACGGTCTGCTGTATATGTCTGCTACCAGTCAGTCCATTGGTACTGCGGAAGTGACCCTGACGTTTGCCAACGGTACCGACCCGGACATTGCCCAGGTACAGGTACAGAACAAGCTGCAGCTGGCTATGCCGCTGTTGCCTGAAATCGTACAGCGCCAGGGCCTGACCGTGGGTAAAGGCCGCGCCGGCTTCCTGATGGTTGCGGGCTTTGTTTCTACCGATGGCAGTATGAAAAAAGAGGATATCGCGGACTACGTGGTATCCAACCTGGTGGACCCGCTTAGCCGGGTGCCCGGCGTGGGCAGCATTCAGGTATTCGGTTCCAAGTACGCCATGCGTATCTGGCTGGACCCGAACAAGCTCGACGCTTACAAGCTGACGCCGTCCGACATCATGGCTTCTGTGCGTAACCAGAACTCTCAGGTAGCCATTGGCAGCCTCGGCGGCACACCGGCGGTGGACGGGCAGCAGCTGACGGCCAGTATCACCGCGCAAAGCCGTATGCAGACGCCGGAAGAATTCCGCAATGTGGTACTGCGGGCAAACCCGGATGGCTCGGTATTGAAGCTGGGGGATGTCGCGCGTGTGGAAATGGGTACCGAGAGCTATGACTTCCTGACCCGTTACAACCGTGCGCCGGCCACCGGTGTGGCGATCTCCCTGGCTACCGGTGCCAACGCGCTGGAAACCGCGGCGGCCGTCAAAGAGAAACTGGCGGAACTTAACTCGAATTTCCCCGCTGGTCTGAAAACGGTGATTCCTTTCGATACCACGCCGTTTGTGGAAGTGTCGATCAAAGGCGTGATCCAGACGCTGGTGGAAGCGGTCATCCTGGTGTTCCTGGTGATGCTGTTGTTCCTGCAGAACCTGCGCGCCACCATCATTCCCACCATTGCCGTGCCAGTCGTATTACTTGGTACCTTTGGGGTGCTTTCAGTTCTCGGCTTTTCGGTGAATATGCTCACCATGTTCGCCATGGTTCTCGCTATCGGCCTGCTGGTGGATGATGCCATCGTGGTGGTGGAGAACGTTGAGCGGGTGATGCACGAGGAAAGGCTCTCGCCCAAGGAAGCCACCAAGAAATCCATGAAGCAGATTACCGGTGCACTGATCGGTATCGGGGTGGTGCTGTCTGCGGTGTTCGTGCCTATGGCGTTTATGGACGGTTCTACCGGTATTATTTATCGCCAGTTCTCGGCCACCATCGTTGCCGCCATGACCTTCTCGGTGATTGTTGCGATCGTACTGACACCTGCGCTTTGCGCCACCATGCTGAAGCCCGGCGACCACGGCACCAAGAAAGGTTTCTTCGGCTGGTTTAACCGCAATTTTGACCGCAGCGCGGCTTCTTACCAGCGCGGTGTGCGCGGCATTCTCGCCCGCAGCGGTCGCTTTATGGTGCTCTTTGTACTGTTGAGCGCGGTCATGGTGTTCCTGTTCGTGCGTTCGCCCAGCTCCTTCCTGCCGGAAGAAGACCAGGGTGTACTCTTCTCTCTGGTACAAACACCCGTTGGCGCCACACAGGAGCGCACCATGGAGTCAGTCGAGAAGCTGGAAAACCACTTCCTCGATAATGAATCCGAACTGGTGGAATCCGTATTTTCGGTACAGGGCTTCAGCTTCGCCGGTAGTGGCCAGAACAATGCCATGGCGTTTATCAAGCTGACAGATTGGGACAAGCGCGAGGAGGATTCCGAGCAGGCGGGTGCAGTTGCCATGCGTGGCATGGGCGCGCTGAGCCAGATCAAGGATGCCATTGCTTACGCTTTCTCTCCGCCGGCACTGCCTGAGCTGGGTACTTCTGCTGGTTTTGCGATGTACCTGCAGGACAATGCCAACCTGGGGCATGAAGCGCTGACTAATGCGCGTAATCAACTGCTGGGTATGGCTGCACAGAGCCCGCTTTTAGCTGGCGTGCGTCCGAACGGCCAGGAAGATACGCCGCAGTTCAAACTGAAGGTGAACAACGCGAAAGCCGCGTCGCTTGGTGTATCCATTGGCGATATCAACAGCACCCTTGGCGTTGCCTGGGGCGGTCAGTACATCGATGACTTTATCGATCGCGGCCGTATCAAGCGTGTGTACATGCAGGCCGACGCACCTTTCCGGATGAACCCGGAAGATTTCCGCCTGTGGTCCGTGCGCAACAGCAACGGTGAGATGGTGCCGGTATCGTCTTTCGCCACCTTTGACTGGGACTACGGCTCCCCGCGCCTGGAACGCTACAACGGTGTACCGGCGGTGCAGATTCAGGGGCAGGGCGCACCCGGCGTAAGCTCTGGTGATGCCATGGCAGAAATGGAGCGCCTGGTAAGCCAGTTGCCGGAAGGCTTCGGACTGGAGTGGACCGCGCTGTCTTATCAAGAGCAGCAGGCCGGCTCACAGACCACGCTGTTGTACGTATTGTCGGTACTGATCGTATTCCTGTGTCTGGCCGCGCTTTACGAGAGCTGGACGGTGCCGACCGCGGTACTGCTGGTTGCTCCGCTGGGTATTCTCGGTGCAATTGTGGCGAGTAACCTGCGCGGTTTCGAGCGTGATATCTATTTCCAGGTTGCCATGCTCACCACCGTGGGTCTGACCAGTAAAAACGCCATTTTGATCGTGGAGTTTGCCAAGCAGAACCTGGAAGCGGGTATGGAGCTGATTGAAGCCACCATGCACGCAGTACGCGACCGTCTGCGTCCGATCATCATGACCTCGCTGGCGTTTGGCCTGGGCGTACTGCCCCTGGCGATTGCGTCCGGCGCCGGCTCCGGTGCCCAGCAAGCCATCGGTACTGGTGTACTCGGGGGCATGATCGTGGGTACTTTGCTGGGTATCTTCTTTATCCCGCTGTTCTTCGTGGTGGTGCAGAAGTTGTTCGGGAAAAAGGGCGCGCAAAACACTGATGAAGAATTCATGGGCACGCTGGGTATTGAGGCCGAAAAGTCTGAAAAGCAGACAGAGCCCGCCTGA
- a CDS encoding efflux RND transporter periplasmic adaptor subunit, with protein sequence MLQKKKSLISGSLLLAVALLSACGEKQQAMQGHTPQVTVVTLASEPVTLTRQLPGRTNPFKVAEVRPQVDGIVKGQLFKEGGLVEAGAALYQLDDARYQADYDSAKASLERAQASLNVAKLQAGRTQELVKTGAVSKQDNDTAVASLQQAKADVAAAKAAVQRSKVTLEFARISAPISGRIGISSVTQGALVNANQAAPLATIQQLDPIYVDLTQSVSELLNLRKALAAGTMENTDDLPVTILLEDGSPYPHAGKLEFSEVSVDPTTGSVRLRVVVPNPDHALLPGMYVRASVGSGQRENAVLVPQQGIARDPKGNTTAMVVGEGNTVEVRPVQVSQTVGASWLVESGLKAGDRVIVEGLQKVRPGVVVNAGEAAAPAPVDLPAPKNETADSAQSDASKG encoded by the coding sequence ATGTTGCAGAAAAAGAAGTCGTTGATCTCTGGCAGCCTGTTGCTTGCCGTAGCGCTGCTGTCAGCCTGCGGGGAAAAGCAGCAAGCCATGCAAGGGCATACGCCGCAGGTCACCGTCGTCACCCTGGCGAGCGAGCCGGTTACCCTGACGCGTCAGCTGCCCGGGCGAACCAATCCCTTCAAGGTGGCGGAAGTGCGCCCGCAGGTGGATGGCATCGTTAAGGGACAATTGTTTAAAGAGGGCGGTCTTGTTGAAGCTGGCGCAGCGCTGTATCAGCTGGATGACGCCCGCTATCAGGCCGACTACGACAGTGCCAAGGCCTCGTTGGAGCGGGCGCAAGCGTCGTTGAATGTGGCAAAACTCCAGGCCGGCCGAACCCAAGAGCTGGTAAAGACCGGTGCAGTGAGCAAGCAGGACAACGATACCGCGGTTGCCTCACTGCAGCAGGCGAAAGCGGATGTGGCCGCAGCAAAAGCGGCGGTGCAACGCAGCAAGGTAACGCTGGAGTTCGCCCGAATCAGTGCGCCGATCAGTGGTCGTATCGGAATTTCCTCGGTGACTCAGGGCGCTCTGGTGAATGCCAATCAGGCAGCGCCGCTGGCGACGATCCAGCAGCTGGACCCGATTTATGTGGATCTGACCCAGTCGGTCAGCGAATTGCTGAACCTGCGCAAGGCGCTGGCAGCGGGCACCATGGAGAACACCGACGACCTCCCGGTCACCATTCTTCTCGAAGACGGCAGCCCCTATCCCCACGCTGGCAAACTCGAATTCTCTGAAGTGAGTGTCGACCCGACGACGGGCAGTGTTCGCCTGCGCGTAGTGGTGCCCAATCCGGACCATGCGCTGTTGCCGGGAATGTATGTGCGCGCGTCCGTAGGCAGTGGGCAGCGTGAAAATGCCGTACTGGTGCCGCAGCAAGGCATCGCGCGCGACCCCAAGGGCAACACCACAGCGATGGTGGTTGGTGAAGGCAATACCGTGGAAGTACGCCCGGTACAGGTCTCTCAAACTGTGGGTGCCAGCTGGCTGGTCGAGAGTGGCCTGAAGGCTGGTGACCGCGTGATTGTCGAGGGCCTGCAGAAGGTTCGCCCAGGTGTGGTAGTGAATGCTGGTGAGGCCGCTGCGCCTGCACCTGTAGACCTGCCGGCGCCGAAAAATGAAACCGCAGATAGCGCGCAGAGCGACGCCAGCAAGGGGTAA
- a CDS encoding TetR family transcriptional regulator, with protein MAKRRKEDALETRERILDAAIEVFDRRGVSRPSLTEIAELAGVTRGAVYGHFQNKADLFSALADRIQLPDESLCQAPMEGCTDPLGELRKRWMFMYREVMNNVQWRRIFAIIFLRCEWVPENGEINERCAEGHADANSRLRNLLETAVTVGQLPQDLDVPLAVPVVHAGIVGLLQEWLMNPDAFDIAEVGARHVEAMLEMLQTSRFLRKVTDTTQSPTVAV; from the coding sequence ATGGCCAAACGCAGAAAAGAAGACGCACTGGAAACTCGTGAACGCATACTCGATGCCGCTATCGAAGTCTTCGACCGCCGTGGCGTCTCACGCCCCTCCCTGACTGAAATTGCGGAGCTCGCGGGAGTGACCCGCGGCGCCGTTTACGGTCACTTCCAGAACAAAGCCGACCTGTTCAGCGCCCTGGCCGACCGAATCCAGCTACCGGACGAATCCCTCTGCCAGGCGCCAATGGAAGGCTGCACTGATCCTCTGGGCGAGCTCCGCAAGCGCTGGATGTTTATGTACCGGGAAGTGATGAACAATGTGCAGTGGCGCAGGATCTTTGCGATTATTTTTCTCCGTTGTGAATGGGTGCCGGAAAACGGTGAAATCAATGAACGTTGTGCCGAGGGGCACGCTGATGCCAATTCTCGGCTTCGTAACCTGCTTGAAACCGCCGTCACCGTTGGTCAGTTGCCCCAAGACCTGGATGTACCGTTAGCGGTGCCTGTCGTACACGCGGGGATTGTCGGCTTGCTACAGGAGTGGCTGATGAACCCGGATGCGTTCGATATTGCCGAGGTCGGCGCCCGCCACGTGGAAGCCATGTTGGAGATGCTGCAGACCTCACGATTCCTTAGAAAAGTCACCGATACGACTCAATCGCCAACTGTCGCCGTTTAA